Proteins from one Nitrobacteraceae bacterium AZCC 2146 genomic window:
- a CDS encoding hydroxypyruvate isomerase (product_source=COG3622; cath_funfam=3.20.20.150; cog=COG3622; ko=KO:K22131; pfam=PF01261; superfamily=51658), which yields MPRFAANLSMMFTEHPFLDRFDAAAKAGFTAVEFLFPYEHPPEAIAERLQRNGLTQALFNLPPGNWEAGEKGFASLPERFEDLRQSVHTALPYAKATGVRRLHLMAGLADRGDPKAVAAFRRSVEWTANFLGEYGIDVVIEPINKRDVPGYFLNDFAFARDLIVDLEIPNVGLQFDIYHCQILHGDVTMRLREMLPLIGHIQIASVPSRNEPGEELNYPFLFAELDRLGYDNFVGCEYRPAGDTVAGLGWFKPYAGAKA from the coding sequence ATGCCCCGCTTCGCCGCCAACCTCAGCATGATGTTCACCGAACATCCGTTTCTCGATCGCTTCGACGCCGCTGCCAAGGCCGGCTTCACCGCGGTCGAATTTTTGTTTCCCTACGAGCATCCGCCGGAAGCGATTGCAGAGCGCTTGCAACGCAATGGCCTTACGCAAGCGCTGTTCAACCTGCCGCCGGGCAACTGGGAGGCCGGCGAGAAGGGATTTGCGTCACTGCCGGAACGTTTCGAGGATCTGCGGCAAAGCGTCCATACCGCGCTGCCCTATGCCAAGGCCACCGGTGTCCGTCGCTTGCATCTGATGGCCGGGCTTGCGGACCGCGGCGATCCGAAAGCCGTGGCGGCGTTCCGCAGGTCGGTGGAATGGACCGCCAATTTTCTCGGCGAGTACGGCATCGATGTGGTGATCGAACCGATCAACAAACGCGACGTACCCGGCTATTTCCTTAATGATTTCGCGTTCGCGCGCGACCTTATCGTGGATCTGGAAATTCCGAATGTGGGGCTGCAGTTCGACATCTATCACTGCCAGATCCTGCATGGCGACGTCACCATGCGGCTGCGCGAGATGCTGCCATTGATCGGTCACATCCAGATCGCCAGCGTACCATCGCGCAACGAACCCGGCGAGGAACTGAACTATCCGTTTCTGTTCGCTGAACTGGACCGGCTCGGTTATGACAATTTTGTCGGCTGCGAATACCGGCCGGCCGGCGATACCGTCGCGGGTCTCGGCTGGTTCAAGCCTTACGCCGGAGCGAAAGCATGA
- a CDS encoding uncharacterized protein YgbK (DUF1537 family) (product_source=COG3395; cath_funfam=3.40.50.10840; cog=COG3395; ko=KO:K21948; pfam=PF07005,PF17042; superfamily=142764), translating into MTLALGCIADDYTGASDLANTLTRCGLRTVQTIGIPADDLKLPEVDAVVVSLKSRSIESGVAVSRSRAAEKWIRSRGADHVLFKICSTFDSTDEGNIGPVMDALRADSGDAIVLVTPAFPETGRTVYQGNLFVGTVPLNESPLKDHPLNPMHDSNLVRVLARQSRTKVDLVDLAVIARGPDAVRAHLADLVAKGFGAAIVDAVFARDLETIGAVALAHRVSVGASGLGLGLARALVASGRVKDNATTTISDAPVGGFAACLAGSCSQATLQQIARAEQTMPVLRLDPEQIIAGGEEVRRALAWAGDRLGKGPVLIASSSTPDQVAALQARHGRDAAGHAIEQAMADLAEGLVETGVRRLVVAGGETSGAVVDRLGIPGFLVGAEIAAGVPVLRAVGAAGGEMSLALKSGNFGGPDFFGDALRLMI; encoded by the coding sequence ATGACGCTGGCGCTGGGCTGCATCGCCGACGACTACACCGGCGCGTCGGACCTCGCCAATACGCTGACGCGTTGCGGGCTGCGCACGGTACAGACCATCGGGATTCCGGCCGATGACCTGAAACTGCCTGAAGTCGATGCCGTCGTGGTGTCGCTGAAGAGCCGCTCGATCGAATCTGGTGTCGCGGTATCACGCTCGCGCGCTGCTGAAAAATGGATCCGCAGCCGCGGAGCGGACCACGTGCTGTTCAAGATCTGCTCGACCTTCGATTCCACCGATGAAGGCAATATAGGCCCGGTGATGGATGCGCTGCGCGCCGATTCTGGCGACGCCATCGTTCTGGTGACGCCGGCATTTCCGGAAACCGGCCGCACGGTCTATCAGGGCAACCTGTTTGTCGGCACCGTGCCGCTCAACGAAAGCCCGCTGAAGGATCATCCGCTCAACCCGATGCACGATTCCAATCTGGTGCGGGTGCTGGCGCGGCAGAGCCGGACAAAGGTTGACCTCGTCGATCTCGCGGTTATCGCGCGCGGACCGGACGCGGTGCGGGCGCATTTAGCTGACCTGGTGGCCAAAGGCTTTGGCGCGGCGATTGTCGACGCGGTATTCGCCCGCGATCTCGAAACCATCGGTGCCGTGGCACTGGCGCATCGGGTCTCGGTCGGCGCCTCCGGCCTTGGGTTGGGTCTTGCCCGCGCACTGGTGGCCTCTGGCCGGGTGAAGGACAACGCAACGACGACTATTTCCGACGCGCCCGTCGGCGGCTTTGCCGCCTGCCTCGCCGGCAGTTGCTCGCAGGCGACGCTGCAGCAGATCGCCCGTGCCGAGCAGACCATGCCGGTGCTGCGCCTCGACCCCGAACAGATCATCGCGGGCGGCGAAGAGGTCCGGCGCGCGCTGGCCTGGGCCGGGGACCGCCTCGGCAAGGGCCCGGTCCTGATCGCCAGCAGCTCGACGCCGGATCAGGTGGCGGCGCTGCAGGCGCGCCATGGCCGCGATGCCGCCGGTCACGCCATCGAGCAGGCGATGGCCGACCTTGCCGAAGGGTTGGTGGAGACCGGGGTGCGGCGACTGGTCGTCGCCGGCGGAGAAACCTCAGGCGCGGTGGTTGACCGGCTGGGTATCCCCGGTTTCCTGGTCGGTGCGGAGATCGCTGCCGGTGTGCCGGTGTTGCGTGCAGTCGGCGCGGCAGGCGGCGAGATGTCGCTGGCGCTGAAATCCGGCAACTTTGGCGGGCCTGATTTTTTCGGTGACGCTCTCAGGTTGATGATTTGA